The nucleotide window AAGAGGATTCGGATTATACCCATGAACATATGGTTTTACCAGTATCATTTCGGTTCCAAATGAAATAGGTATCAAGGCGGCATCTTCCATGAGAACAGCTTCGGCCTGCTGGTATAGTTCTATACTGGATATCGAATCTTGCTCTTCCCCCGCAGTAGCTATTAAAGCATCGAAATGGCTGTTGTGGTATTCCCCAATGTTAGAGACAGAACTACTTCCGAAAAGCACCTCAAGAAAGTTTTGAGGGTGTGGGTAATCAGCCACCCAGCCGAAGTAGAATAATTCATCTTTTTCTGCCATGAGGTTGTAATAATACTCGTTAGGCTCGATTTGCCTCACAATAACTTCAATTCCCATGTTTTCTTCCCACTGGTATACAATCGCCTGCAGCTCATTGGGTATAAAGCCCCCGTAACCTCCTGTTGTGAGAGTAATGGCAGGCAGGTTATCTACAGAGCCGTAGCTTGACATGGAAATAATGTCTTGGGCCGCATCTGGATCAAAACCTGTCCCTGCAATTGTCTGGCTGTACCCTGGAATACCCGGGGGGATCACACTGCCGGCAACCACTCCAGAGCCACGATAAACCAATCCAACTACCCTGTCCATATCTATTGCCATAGCAAAAGCCTTACGTATCAATGGATCGTCAAACGGAGCTTCGTTAACATTAAAGCCTATATATGTCAGGCTGGGTACCGGTATCGTAACAAGCTCGTCAAAGAACTCATTCTTTTCATCGGTAACTTTATCGACGTAGTCTTCCCCAATCTCGGCTACGTCTATTTGCCCGGTTTCATAAAGATCCATCACGGTACCAGCCCATAAGTGGTACACCACTCGCCCCAGATCGGCTACCTTGCCATAATACCGGTCGTATCTTACCAGTTCCAGCCGATTGCCCTGTTTCCACTCCTCAAGCTTGAAAGGCCCCGTGCCGTTAACACCGGATCGCCACCAGCTACTGCCGACAGCTGTTTCGGTATCAACTACAAAAGCCGTGGGGTAAGCCAGTTTGTAGAGAAAATAACTCCGCGGTTCCTCAAGGATAATTTCGAGAGTGTACTTATCAACCACCCGCACTCCGGAAATTTCTTCAGCTTCACCATCAATAACCTGACGTGCACCCAGAATATCACCAAGATACAGTGGTGCAGTCTGAGAACCGATTTCAGGGCTGCAGGCACGCTCCCATGAAGCTTTAAAATCATCAGCTGTTAATTGTTTACCATCGTGAAACAACACATCCTGTCGCAGATAAAAGGTATATGTAGTGCCATCATCACTTACTTCCCAGTGATCTGCGATATCTCCTGATACCTGAAGATCATTATCCAGCCTTACCAGCCCGGAAAACATCTGAATGATATACTGATGCGAAGTGTTGTCCCCACTCAAAGCCGGGTCAAGAGTATATGGATCAACTCCATACAGGTTGAGAGTATCTGCCGTGGTTGTTTTTCTGCCATTGTCACAGGAAACAGCCGTCAGCCCACTGGACAGCACCATAACAGCTGTTATTAAAAGCGGAAGCGTTTTCATACTGGCTGCTTCTTGTTTTGTATGATAAATACTGCTGCCATGGTTACCAATCCACATACCACAAACCCCAGATACAGGGGCATCAGACTCGCAGTCTGTAAAGAATAAATATCGTATCTCTCTTTTACCCAGGCTTGCCAGGCATCATCAAGTGTATCAATATCAAAACCATATGTATCCAAAAATGCCTGGTCATAATCTGCCCCCTGACTAAATTTATCTAACAGACCGGCCATTTTTTCCCGGCCATATTCCTTGATTAAATATTCCACCAGGCTATAACTCTGGGCATATGACAGATATGTTGTATCTGCGTTAGCCGAAAACGGACTGGCCAAACTCTGAACAGATATTAAATCCCCATTCAACACAGCCCTTCTTAAATAAGACTCGGAATATTCATCCATTTCCCCTTCAGCGTACATGGATATCCCCTCATTGAGCCACACTGGAATCGAATTATAGGGATTATTCGTCATCTGATGGGTGACAATGTGTGCCAGTTCATGAACCATGGCCTGTTTGCCCCAATCCAGGTTTGAAGGCGAAATGCCAATAGCAACTACGCCGTACCCGGTAAAAGCAAGACCCCCTGCCCATTCTTGCACGTACAACATAGCCCCCTGTAGTTCGGCCGAGCTGCCATATATGTAGATATTAACCGGGCGAACGAGATGGGCATCCATATCTGCTTCAAGCTGGCTTAAGGCAGCTTGGGCAGCTTGCATCAGCTCGAGAGCAAACGCTTTTTCTCCCCTGTACCAAAAAAGAGAAAGGTTATCTTGAGTAATTTCCTGCCACTGGTATCTATGATCGGTAAAGACCACCTGCTGCACTTGAGTAACCAGAGAGCCTCCATTCTCTTTAGCAATCTTCCACCAGTACTCCACCACTGTACCCGGTGGAAGATTGCCCGTTTTAGACATATCCCACACCCATCTCGCAGACAGCCTATCATCAGTAAAACCGGCTACTCCTTCGCATATCACATCAACAAAACTATCTCTCTCAACGCGATAGTTGAGCCTTATATCAGTTATTTGAGCCTGGCTTTCCAGATCAATCGTGAAAATAATGGAATTGGGATATACGACCACCGCCCGGCTGTTTACTACCCCCGTTTTTACCTGAGCATGGGCAGGCAGCGACGGCAACGCCGCCAGCACCATCACAAGTGCGATGATGAGTACGGCTGATCTTTTAAACCTCACTCTCATAGCCAGACCTGAGATATGCGGTAATCAATTCATCCAGGTCTCCTTCTAACACTGCTTCGGGATTATTTACCTGGAAATCTATGCGATGATCTTTGACCATTTTATAAGGATGCAGGATATAGCTCCTGATCTGGTTACCCCAGGCAGCCGATATTGTCTCACCTTTAATGCGTTCGATCTCCTCCTGACGGCGTGCGATTTCCAGCTTTAGCAGGCGTGCTTTTAAAATTCGAAAAGCTGTTTCTTTGTTTACATGTTGAGAACGCTCGCTCTGGCAGGAAACCACAATACCCGTAGGAAGATGGGTAACCCGCACCGCCGAACTGACTTTTTGCATATTCTGCCCACCCGGACCGGAAGAACGAAATGTGTCGATCCTTAGATCATCGGGGTTCAGAGTGATATCGATATCACCCTCTTCAGCTTCGGGGAGCACTTCAACCAGGGCAAAAGACGTATGTCGACCATGGTCAAAATCAAAGGGGGAGAGGCGCACCAGACGATGTACTCCATGCTCCGCCTTCAGATAACCATAAGCCAGACTGCCATTGATTTCAAGAGTAGCGCTTTTTATCCCGGCTTCATCTCCTGGTGATATATCCAGCACTCCCGCTTTGTACCCTTTTTTCTCTGCCCAGCGCAGATACATACGCATCAGCATCTCGGCCCAATCTTGTGATTCAGTGCCACCTGCTCCTGCATGCAGGTAAAGAACTGCTGAATGCCGGTCGTAAACACCAGAAAAAGAAAGTTCAAATTCCAACTTTAATACTTGTTCTTCAACCGCTTCAAGCTCGCAAATCAACTCTTCTTCCAAAGAAGAATGGATATCGGCTTCAAAAGACAGCAATTCTTCGATGTCCTGAAGCTGTTTTACCAACCCGTCTATCCTGGCCACATCTTCTCTTGCGGTAGCCAGTCGCTGCATGACTTTTCTGGCGTTTTGCGTATCTTGCCAAAAATTGGCTTCAACGGAAGCCTTTTCAAGAAGGACTATCTGTTTTCTCTTGTTATCCGAGTCAAAGCCGCACCCCTGCTTGCGCAACACGTTCTTTAAGTTCAGCGAGTTTATCAGCTAATTCTGACACCTGATTTACGCACTCCTTGTATTTCTTTGCTATTATTCGTTACAATCGGTAAACCACCAGCAGCCATATGAGCTTGCCTTATGGGTGCTGGCAATCGATACTTCCAGCAGATACTAAGTATCCATTTTTCCGCACTTTCCAGGCTAATCCTGTTCCCTATTGAAATAAAAACCGGACGTACATCTTGTCGGGTACGCAAGACTGTCCCAATTACTTCGTCTCTATCAATAAGACAGGATTTGCTGCCTTTCATTGTATCCGGTTCCGAGTATTTACCGCAAAGCCGTGATTTGGCGCAACCAATCGCCGGTATATCCAGATATAATCCAAGGTGACAAGCGATTCCCATCCGTCGCGGATGAGCTAATCCATGCCCGTCCACAATTATCAGATCAGGATAATTCTGCAGACACTGTATAGCCTTAATAATAAGCGGTATTTCGCGAAAGGACAATAAGCCTGGAATATAGGGAAAAGTTACCTTGCCGCACTCTCTGGAAACCTCTACAACATTCAAACCGGGGTATTCAAGTATTA belongs to Dehalococcoidales bacterium and includes:
- a CDS encoding peptide ABC transporter substrate-binding protein, with protein sequence MWIGNHGSSIYHTKQEAASMKTLPLLITAVMVLSSGLTAVSCDNGRKTTTADTLNLYGVDPYTLDPALSGDNTSHQYIIQMFSGLVRLDNDLQVSGDIADHWEVSDDGTTYTFYLRQDVLFHDGKQLTADDFKASWERACSPEIGSQTAPLYLGDILGARQVIDGEAEEISGVRVVDKYTLEIILEEPRSYFLYKLAYPTAFVVDTETAVGSSWWRSGVNGTGPFKLEEWKQGNRLELVRYDRYYGKVADLGRVVYHLWAGTVMDLYETGQIDVAEIGEDYVDKVTDEKNEFFDELVTIPVPSLTYIGFNVNEAPFDDPLIRKAFAMAIDMDRVVGLVYRGSGVVAGSVIPPGIPGYSQTIAGTGFDPDAAQDIISMSSYGSVDNLPAITLTTGGYGGFIPNELQAIVYQWEENMGIEVIVRQIEPNEYYYNLMAEKDELFYFGWVADYPHPQNFLEVLFGSSSVSNIGEYHNSHFDALIATAGEEQDSISSIELYQQAEAVLMEDAALIPISFGTEMILVKPYVHGYNPNPLGGVALNEVWLEGK
- a CDS encoding peptidase MA family metallohydrolase, whose translation is MRVRFKRSAVLIIALVMVLAALPSLPAHAQVKTGVVNSRAVVVYPNSIIFTIDLESQAQITDIRLNYRVERDSFVDVICEGVAGFTDDRLSARWVWDMSKTGNLPPGTVVEYWWKIAKENGGSLVTQVQQVVFTDHRYQWQEITQDNLSLFWYRGEKAFALELMQAAQAALSQLEADMDAHLVRPVNIYIYGSSAELQGAMLYVQEWAGGLAFTGYGVVAIGISPSNLDWGKQAMVHELAHIVTHQMTNNPYNSIPVWLNEGISMYAEGEMDEYSESYLRRAVLNGDLISVQSLASPFSANADTTYLSYAQSYSLVEYLIKEYGREKMAGLLDKFSQGADYDQAFLDTYGFDIDTLDDAWQAWVKERYDIYSLQTASLMPLYLGFVVCGLVTMAAVFIIQNKKQPV
- the prfB gene encoding peptide chain release factor 2 (programmed frameshift); this translates as MSELADKLAELKERVAQAGVRLDSDNKRKQIVLLEKASVEANFWQDTQNARKVMQRLATAREDVARIDGLVKQLQDIEELLSFEADIHSSLEEELICELEAVEEQVLKLEFELSFSGVYDRHSAVLYLHAGAGGTESQDWAEMLMRMYLRWAEKKGYKAGVLDISPGDEAGIKSATLEINGSLAYGYLKAEHGVHRLVRLSPFDFDHGRHTSFALVEVLPEAEEGDIDITLNPDDLRIDTFRSSGPGGQNMQKVSSAVRVTHLPTGIVVSCQSERSQHVNKETAFRILKARLLKLEIARRQEEIERIKGETISAAWGNQIRSYILHPYKMVKDHRIDFQVNNPEAVLEGDLDELITAYLRSGYESEV
- the nfi gene encoding deoxyribonuclease V (cleaves DNA at apurinic or apyrimidinic sites), translated to MNDPFGSISPSEAIAIQKELASRVVKTGTVDSARYIAGVDVSFPSKGDIGIAAVVILEYPGLNVVEVSRECGKVTFPYIPGLLSFREIPLIIKAIQCLQNYPDLIIVDGHGLAHPRRMGIACHLGLYLDIPAIGCAKSRLCGKYSEPDTMKGSKSCLIDRDEVIGTVLRTRQDVRPVFISIGNRISLESAEKWILSICWKYRLPAPIRQAHMAAGGLPIVTNNSKEIQGVRKSGVRIS